From a region of the Coffea arabica cultivar ET-39 chromosome 3e, Coffea Arabica ET-39 HiFi, whole genome shotgun sequence genome:
- the LOC140038235 gene encoding F-box/kelch-repeat protein At3g23880-like: MENISNNICTHQSDSIAATSQSQLPSASSQDSDPLTISSLPHDLISEILLRLPMNSLMKFKCVSKSWLSLIKSQRFIKAHLNFINSSTNSQRVLILRCVDWNYYLKHCSLSSLLYAPATDTVDIDYPPFEAPFNFVSVVGCCDGLICISVRASNIILWNPSTRKSKKVPDLGIRLEEDERYTSWDFEYYISWGFGYDEINDDYKVAAVVCVVDDHGEPSGSEVKVYSTKSETWRSIGDFQGGYPLEEYGRFVNGKLHWSLDREDCGYIGSLDLATGMYGQIKKPKCDEDSESELESTLYVFQGCLCLLCDENDDHTDVWIMKEYGVTESWTKVFTILINKPSRSSVFTPLCRSEKGEVLLLLGSKLVLYNPENATCVDISFRDQEIRAYYAFVYTESLVSPCY, encoded by the coding sequence ATGGAAAACATAAGCAACAACATCTGCACTCACCAGTCAGATTCCATCGCAGCTACATCCCAGAGTCAACTACCCTCTGCTTCAAGTCAAGATTCAGACCCACTGACAATCTCCAGCCTTCCACACGACCTCATCTCTGAGATCCTCTTAAGGCTGCCAATGAATTCCctcatgaaattcaagtgcgTTTCAAAATCATGGCTTTCCTTAATTAAAAGCCAGCGCTTCATCAAAGCCCATCTCAACTTCATCAATTCCTCAACAAACAGCCAAAGGGTGCTCATTTTGAGGTGTGTTGACTGGAATTATTATCTCAAACATTGTTCTCTTAGCTCATTATTATATGCACCAGCTACTGATACAGTTGACATTGATTATCCCCCATTTGAAGCACCCTTTAATTTTGTTTCAGTTGTGGGGTGCTGTGATGGATTAATTTGTATTTCCGTTAGGGCAAGTAACATAATTTTGTGGAACCCATCTACTCGAAAATCCAAGAAAGTACCAGATTTAGGCATTAGGCTTGAAGAGGATGAACGTTATACATCATGGGACTTTGAGTATTATATATCATGGGGTTTTGGATATGACGAGATTAATGATGATTACAAAGTGGCAGCGGTGGTGTGCGTTGTTGATGACCATGGTGAGCCCTCTGGGTCTGAGGTTAAGGTCTATAGCACAAAGAGTGAAACTTGGAGGAGTATAGGGGATTTTCAAGGTGGTTATCCTTTGGAGGAATACGGTAGGTTTGTGAATGGGAAGCTTCATTGGTCACTGGATAGAGAAGATTGTGGATATATTGGTTCTCTTGATTTAGCAACAGGTATGTATGGACAGATAAAGAAACCTAAATGTGATGAAGATTCTGAGTCTGAGCTTGAGTCAACCTTGTATGTTTTCCAAGGGTGCCTCTGTTTACTTTGTGATGAGAATGATGATCATACGGATGTTTGGATTATGAAGGAATATGGGGTTACAGAATCGTGGACTAAGGTGTTCACTATCCTGATTAATAAACCGAGCAGGAGTTCAGTTTTTACACCATTGTGCCGATCAGAGAAGGGTGAAGTTTTACTGTTACTTGGATCCAAATTGGTACTCTACAATCCAGAGAATGCTACATGTGTTGATATTTCATTTCGAGATCAAGAGATAAGAGCTTATTATGCATTTGTTTACACAGAAAGCCTAGTTTCGCCTTGCTACTAA
- the LOC113737451 gene encoding F-box/kelch-repeat protein At3g23880: MNNEENLEDQTSNATTDSQVARSQDSDQSILPNLPFELITEILLRLPVKSLLKFRCVSKSWLSLTFSSRFIKAHLKLSDDDTEYTHHKVILLDLSHAIVKSCSLQSFLDTPSADLATDVSLPEELVKRSFCMVGSCDGLICLEARYDLYLWNPCTRKCKKLPGPTFEGRPGWFYCVYGFGYDKSSDDYKVVAILAERSKLDGIYRVTQVRIYSISTDSWRSIGNFREGVELDKPGKLFNGKLHWVVRPCVVSINLENEMCEEFELPYYGEHGIDPALGEFEGKFAVLCHHYLTVDVWVMKEYGVKESWTKIFNVIDGDDLWYKFYSPPLFFQKKNGEVVVLHGSILMVYDLKNYPDNNPQLNRFHGYAEANMYVESLVQPWLMMD, encoded by the coding sequence ATGAATAACGAAGAAAACCTTGAAGATCAAACTTCAAACGCTACCACGGACAGCCAGGTTGCTAGATCACAAGATTCAGACCAATCCATCCTCCCAAACCTCCCTTTTGAACTCATCACTGAGATCCTCCTAAGGCTACCAGTCAAGTCTCTCTTGAAATTCAGGTGTGTTTCGAAATCTTGGCTTTCTTTGACCTTTAGCTCACGATTCATCAAAGCCCACCTCAAGTTGTCTGATGATGATACGGAATACACTCATCACAAGGTCATTTTACTTGATTTATCACATGCTATTGTCAAGTCTTGTTCTCTTCAATCTTTTCTTGATACACCATCGGCTGATCTTGCAACTGATGTTTCACTCCCAGAGGAATTAGTCAAGCGTTCATTTTGTATGGTGGGCTCTTGTGATGGATTGATTTGCCTTGAGGCTAGGTATGATTTGTACTTGTGGAACCCTTGTACAAGAAAGTGCAAGAAATTGCCTGGGCCTACTTTTGAAGGGAGACCTGGATGGTTTTATTGTGTCTACGGGTTTGGATATGACAAGTCTAGTGATGATTATAAAGTAGTAGCCATCTTAGCAGAGAGATCAAAACTGGATGGTATATACCGTGTCACGCAAGTGAGGATTTACAGTATAAGCACTGATTCCTGGAGGAGTATCGGAAATTTTAGGGAAGGAGTAGAATTGGACAAACCAGGAAAGCTTTTTAATGGGAAGCTGCACTGGGTGGTACGTCCTTGCgttgtttcaattaatttagAAAATGAGATGTGTGAGGAATTTGAGCTGCCTTATTACGGAGAACATGGAATTGATCCAGCATTAGGGGAATTCGAAGGAAAGTTTGCCGTGCTCTGTCATCATTACCTTACTGTTGATGTGTGGGTTATGAAGGAGTACGGAGTTAAAGAGTCCTGGACCAAGATCTTTAATGTCATAGATGGAGATGATCtttggtataaattttattCCCCACCactattttttcaaaagaaaaatggtgaagttGTTGTCTTACATGGATCGATTCTGATGGTATATGATCTGAAAAATTATCCTGACAATAACCCTCAACTTAATAGATTCCATGGATATGCTGAAGCAAATATGTATGTTGAAAGCTTGGTTCAACCGTGGCTTATGATGGACTAA
- the LOC113736630 gene encoding F-box protein PP2-B10-like: MGEVNDGMLSPFQSLPEGCKSHIIFYTSIQDACSASLISKEFNSASKSDTVWGKFLPPDLKEIISNLVPWLSSKTKKELYRLLCHFSNPIDKGILINKGNRRFWLTKCSKKCYMLSAWELSIHKKEDPECWKWYELSGSRFSEVAELQRVDILDIRVKMPARSLSLKTNYAAYLVFKTNKEYSYGLETVAKASVSFAATAGTSGLSEPMEGDSVYLKIPTDVHYLTPTDEYEDLRYGWWEPDMQRRFVRVPRPEHEIDGRVPRERNDGWQEIMLGEFFNDEGVGDVEIKISEILDWKKGLILEGIELRPKEEA; this comes from the exons atgggtgaaGTTAATGATGGGATGCTTTCCCCTTTCCAATCCTTGCCGGAAGGCTGCAAATCACACATCATCTTTTACACATCTATTCAAGATGCATGCAGTGCATCACTCATTTCTAAGGAGTTCAACTCTGCTTCTAAGTCTGATACTGTTTGGggaaaatttcttcctccagATCTCAAAGAGATCATCTCAAATTTAGTTCCCTGGTTGAGCTCTAAAACGAAGAAAGAGCTCTACCGTTTGCTTTGTCACTTTTCAAACCCGATCGACAAGGGAATCCTGATCAACAAGGGAAACCGG CGCTTCTGGCTAACTAAGTGCTCGAAAAAATGTTATATGCTGAGCGCGTGGGAGCTCTCCATTCATAAGAAAGAAGATCCTGAGTGCTGGAAGTGGTATGAGTTATCTGGATCAAG GTTTTCTGAGGTGGCTGAGCTGCAGCGAGTAGATATCCTTGATATACGAGTAAAAATGCCAGCTCGATCACTGTCACTGAAGACTAATTATGCGGCTTACCTTGTGTTCAAAACTAATAAAGAGTATTCCTATGGACTTGAAACTGTTGCCAAGGCTTCTGTTAGCTTTGCTGCTACTGCTGGCACTAGTGGTCTCTCTGAGCCTATGGAAGGCGACTCTGTCTACCTAAAAATACCTACAGACGTACATTATCTAACACCTACAGATGAATATGAAGATCTAAGATATGGATGGTGGGAGCCTGATATGCAGCGACGATTTGTTCGGGTGCCTCGGCCTGAGCATGAAATTGATGGCCGGGTTCCACGTGAGAGAAACGATGGATGGCAGGAGATTATGCTGGGAGAATTTTTTAACGATGAAGGTGTTGGCGATGTCGAgataaaaatttcagaaattctCGATTGGAAAAAAGGCCTCATTCTCGAGGGAATTGAGCTTCGACCCAAGGAAGAAGCGTGA